The following proteins are co-located in the Anomalospiza imberbis isolate Cuckoo-Finch-1a 21T00152 chromosome Z, ASM3175350v1, whole genome shotgun sequence genome:
- the LOC137465343 gene encoding butyrophilin subfamily 1 member A1-like: TVAAGNAIKYLQDETSCAVCLDFFQDPLMILSCGHNFCRRCLSWCAAGGALCQQCQVPFPARYRCLGFAMKVCPSPDWALGVAWEFVSHKGCFGLSPKHGVWAVGQWLGQLQALTWPSPTSLPHNHTVRRIEVAVDYPGGWVTFRDADSQTEVFAFPPPTFTLWQLLCLGKGPALLTLCP, translated from the exons ACCGTGGCCGCGGGAAACGCCATCAAATACCTCCAGGACGAAACCAGCTGCGCTGTTTGCTTGGATTTCTTCCAGGATCCTCTCATGATCCTGAGCTGCGGCCACAATTTCTGCCGGCGCTGTCTGTCGTGGTGCGCTGCGGGCGGTGCTCTGTGTCAGCAGTGCCAGGTGCCATTTCCCGCGCGGTACAGATGCCTcgggttt GCCATGAAGGTTTGTCCCAGTCCCGACTGGGCACTGGGGGTGGCTTGGGAATTTGTGTCCCATAAGGGCTGCTTTGGTCTCAGCCCCAAACATGGGGTTTGGGCTGTGGGGCAGTGGTTGGGGCAGCtgcaggctctcacctggccCAGCCCTACATCTCTGCCCCACAACCACACTGTCCGACGCATCGAGGTGGCTGTGGATTACCCTGGTGGGTGGGTGACTTTCCGTGATGCTGATAGTCAGACTGAAGTCTTTGCCTTTCCCCCACCCACTTTCACGCTCTGGCAACTGCTCTGTCTGGGCAAGGGGCCAGCTTTGCTCACCCTCTGTCCGTGa
- the LOC137464600 gene encoding myosin-1-like isoform X1 yields MGLDELEEVPSNTASSMTPRQPVARARRYLATSDTTNTGTYDRGSGRQRKRRKEAASCPHSWLQLPSEHRRRTGAVFSGRAAAMASLSLLQLLDDAIGTPEVSVNLEALRKLLKVILGHLSLLGLQDVIPQEGPQEASSAPGQSHAATSRTGPPEEEGGTETEAGAWDTVQPSQLPGEQPPEKDELQGTRSGSPVTSVAADMGQMEKTEAKESGISKATALSQEPHKEMAGIRAMQSITEKEIQRIKEALGQTTDLCKDLQKKINEMKATQSHMGEDIRMIQEELGQGNLQDAASQPLVLQDQPAPAKPHTSDMDKLGQSPGPQSTTPGMQTGTPSAQSGTSGTQPGSQEGLPAMESIIRDPSELQGQMSALQNLARDLQGEKGKIKQLQDALGKLDVTVAKCKVDGTNEIPLQWESALQEIRQEQKELREEQKITKATLNQLVTADQFQERLNELRAMMETVGQQQGESQAVCPNSSSDTKLVRKLLHCCERPQQQVDSLVPQQLQRSLPQETQDEELLKSIQATVVRVEGDCKQLGYVMASLWDDHRQHQKDIEALFRSLEGLEKKADKEDLLLLKVDKAALGSKVSCAHFDASMERLEERMQELLRQVLSQKQHWQEAQQRFSDALDSKLDRLELGSFQKQLEDTWARIIKDLKDKLSVEIDDAAGIKRQLLVPYKCLSCDQQLNMQVPGPHIDTLPLCPPLPGSHTAHPSTITTEKQAQQHDHRKLINSKFLKSQSCKVQDTSSAPLKAVLHLSEKSGMTELLGMDDHMDQGQEHRPEEAKRAQDKLGPTTLVEHQPASDLKH; encoded by the exons ATGGGACTCGATGAGCTGGAAGAAGTCCCTTCCAATACGGCCTCTTCCATGACTCCGCGACAACCGGTTGCCAGGGCCAGGCGTTACCTGGCAACAAGCGACACCACAAACACAGGCACGTATGACCGGGGCTCaggaaggcagaggaagaggaggaaggaggctgCTAGCTGCCCACattcctggctgcagcttccttccgAGCACAGAAGAAGAACAGGTGCTGTGTTTTCGGGCAGGGCGGCAGCCATGGCCTCACTCAGCCTGTTACAGCTGCTGGATGACGCCATCGGGACGCCCGAAGTCAGTGTTAACTTGGAGGCGCTCCGCAAACTGCTGAAGGTCATATTGGGACACCTGAGCCTGCTGGGTCTGCAGGACGTGATCCCCCAGGAGGGGCCCCAGGAAGCCTCGTCTGCCCCGGGGCAGAGCCATGCCGCCACATCACGCACCGGTCCGCCGGAGGAGGAAGGCGGGACCGAAACTGAGGCTGGAGCATGGGACACAGTGCAGCCGTCCCAGCTGCCGGGGGAGCAGCCGCCCGAGAAGGATGAGCTGCAGGGGACCAGAAGCGGCTCTCCTGTCACCTCGGTGGCTGCCGACATGGGACAGATGGAGAAAACTGAAGCCAAAGAAAGTGGCATCTCTAAG GCCACTGCTCTCTCCCAGGAGCCCCACAAGGAGATGGCTGGGATTAGGGCCATGCAGTCCATCACGGAAAAGGAAATCCAAAGGATCAAGGAGGCACTTGGCCAG ACCACGGATCTCTGCAAGGATCTCCAGAAGAAGATCAATGAGATGAAGGCCACACAATCCCACATGGGAGAAGACATACGGATGATCCAGGAAGAACTTGGCCAG GGGAACCTCCAGGATGCTGCCAGCCAGCCACTGGTCCTCCAAGACCAGCCTGCCCCTGCCAAGCCTCACACTTCGGACATGGACAagctggggcagagccctggtCCCCAGAGCACCACCCCTGGGATGCAGACAGGAACCCCCAGTGCCCAAAGTGGCACCAGTGGGACACAGCCTGGTTCCCAAGAAGGCCTTCCAGCTATGGAGAGCATTATCAGAGACCCATCTGAGCTCCAGGGCCAAATGTCCGCCCTGCAGAATCTGGCCAGAGATCTGCAGGGTGAGAAGGGGAAG ATCAAGCAGCTGCAGGATGCCCTCGGAAAGCTGGATGTGACTGTAGCCAAGTGCAAAGTGGATGGCACCAACGAGATTCCCCTACAGTGGGA GTCTGCACTGCAGGAGATTAggcaggagcagaaggagctgagagaggagcagaagaTTACCAAGGCCACACTGAATCAGCTGGTCACAGCTGACCAGTTTCAGGAGCGG TTGAATGAGTTGAGGGCAATGATGGAAACTGTGGGTCAGCAGCAGGGAGAGTCACAGGCAGTGTGCCCCAACAGCAGCTCGGACACCAAGCTTGTGAGGAAGCTCCTACACTGCTGTGAAAGGCCCCAGCAGCAGGTGGACTCTCTGGTGCCACAGCAGTTGCAGAGGTCACTGCCACAGGAAACCCAG GATGAGGAGCTGCTAAAGAGCATCCAGGCCACTGTTGTGCGGGTGGAAGGGGACTGCAAGCAGCTTGGCTATGTCATGGCGAGCCTCTGGGATGACCATCGCCAGCATCAGAAAGATATTGAG GCTCTGTTTCGGTCCCTGGAGGGTCTCGAGAAGAAAGCAGACAAGGaggacctgctgctgctg AAAGTGGACAAAGCTGCCCTAGGCAGCAAAGTCAGTTGCGCCCATTTTGATGCGAGCATGGAGCGTCTGGAGGAGAGGATGCAGGAGTTGCTGAGACAGGTGTTAAGTCAGaagcagcactggcaggagGCCCAGCAGCGGTTCAGTGATGCCCTGGACTCCAAG CTGGACCGCCTGGAGCTTGGTTCTTTCCAGAAGCAGCTAGAGGATACCTGGGCAAGGATCATTAAAGATCTCAAGGATAAGTTGTCGGTAGAGATTGATGACGCTGCTGGAATTAAGCG GCAGCTGCTGGTCCCTTACAAGTGCCTGTCCTGCGACCAGCAGCTCAATATGCAGGTGCCTGGCCC gcacaTTGACACGCTGCCGCTCTGTCCCCcgctgcctggcagccacacTGCACACCCCTCTACCATCACCACAGAGAAGCAAGCACAACAGCATGATCACAG GAAGCTGATCAATAGCAAGTTCCTCAAGTCACAGAGCTGCAAGGTTCAGGACACATCCAGTGCACCACTCAAGGCTGTCCTACACCTCTCCGAAAAG TCTGGCATGACTGAGCTGCTGGGTATGGATGACCACATGGATCAGGGCCAGGAGCACAGGCCTGAGGAGGCAAAGAGGGCACAGGATAAGCTAG GCCCCACCACCTTAGTAGAACACCAGCCAGCTTCTGACCTCAAACACTGA
- the LOC137464600 gene encoding myosin-1-like isoform X2 — protein MGLDELEEVPSNTASSMTPRQPVARARRYLATSDTTNTGTYDRGSGRQRKRRKEAASCPHSWLQLPSEHRRRTGAVFSGRAAAMASLSLLQLLDDAIGTPEVSVNLEALRKLLKVILGHLSLLGLQDVIPQEGPQEASSAPGQSHAATSRTGPPEEEGGTETEAGAWDTVQPSQLPGEQPPEKDELQGTRSGSPVTSVAADMGQMEKTEAKESGISKATALSQEPHKEMAGIRAMQSITEKEIQRIKEALGQTTDLCKDLQKKINEMKATQSHMGEDIRMIQEELGQGNLQDAASQPLVLQDQPAPAKPHTSDMDKLGQSPGLPAMESIIRDPSELQGQMSALQNLARDLQGEKGKIKQLQDALGKLDVTVAKCKVDGTNEIPLQWESALQEIRQEQKELREEQKITKATLNQLVTADQFQERLNELRAMMETVGQQQGESQAVCPNSSSDTKLVRKLLHCCERPQQQVDSLVPQQLQRSLPQETQDEELLKSIQATVVRVEGDCKQLGYVMASLWDDHRQHQKDIEALFRSLEGLEKKADKEDLLLLKVDKAALGSKVSCAHFDASMERLEERMQELLRQVLSQKQHWQEAQQRFSDALDSKLDRLELGSFQKQLEDTWARIIKDLKDKLSVEIDDAAGIKRQLLVPYKCLSCDQQLNMQVPGPHIDTLPLCPPLPGSHTAHPSTITTEKQAQQHDHRKLINSKFLKSQSCKVQDTSSAPLKAVLHLSEKSGMTELLGMDDHMDQGQEHRPEEAKRAQDKLGPTTLVEHQPASDLKH, from the exons ATGGGACTCGATGAGCTGGAAGAAGTCCCTTCCAATACGGCCTCTTCCATGACTCCGCGACAACCGGTTGCCAGGGCCAGGCGTTACCTGGCAACAAGCGACACCACAAACACAGGCACGTATGACCGGGGCTCaggaaggcagaggaagaggaggaaggaggctgCTAGCTGCCCACattcctggctgcagcttccttccgAGCACAGAAGAAGAACAGGTGCTGTGTTTTCGGGCAGGGCGGCAGCCATGGCCTCACTCAGCCTGTTACAGCTGCTGGATGACGCCATCGGGACGCCCGAAGTCAGTGTTAACTTGGAGGCGCTCCGCAAACTGCTGAAGGTCATATTGGGACACCTGAGCCTGCTGGGTCTGCAGGACGTGATCCCCCAGGAGGGGCCCCAGGAAGCCTCGTCTGCCCCGGGGCAGAGCCATGCCGCCACATCACGCACCGGTCCGCCGGAGGAGGAAGGCGGGACCGAAACTGAGGCTGGAGCATGGGACACAGTGCAGCCGTCCCAGCTGCCGGGGGAGCAGCCGCCCGAGAAGGATGAGCTGCAGGGGACCAGAAGCGGCTCTCCTGTCACCTCGGTGGCTGCCGACATGGGACAGATGGAGAAAACTGAAGCCAAAGAAAGTGGCATCTCTAAG GCCACTGCTCTCTCCCAGGAGCCCCACAAGGAGATGGCTGGGATTAGGGCCATGCAGTCCATCACGGAAAAGGAAATCCAAAGGATCAAGGAGGCACTTGGCCAG ACCACGGATCTCTGCAAGGATCTCCAGAAGAAGATCAATGAGATGAAGGCCACACAATCCCACATGGGAGAAGACATACGGATGATCCAGGAAGAACTTGGCCAG GGGAACCTCCAGGATGCTGCCAGCCAGCCACTGGTCCTCCAAGACCAGCCTGCCCCTGCCAAGCCTCACACTTCGGACATGGACAagctggggcagagccctg GCCTTCCAGCTATGGAGAGCATTATCAGAGACCCATCTGAGCTCCAGGGCCAAATGTCCGCCCTGCAGAATCTGGCCAGAGATCTGCAGGGTGAGAAGGGGAAG ATCAAGCAGCTGCAGGATGCCCTCGGAAAGCTGGATGTGACTGTAGCCAAGTGCAAAGTGGATGGCACCAACGAGATTCCCCTACAGTGGGA GTCTGCACTGCAGGAGATTAggcaggagcagaaggagctgagagaggagcagaagaTTACCAAGGCCACACTGAATCAGCTGGTCACAGCTGACCAGTTTCAGGAGCGG TTGAATGAGTTGAGGGCAATGATGGAAACTGTGGGTCAGCAGCAGGGAGAGTCACAGGCAGTGTGCCCCAACAGCAGCTCGGACACCAAGCTTGTGAGGAAGCTCCTACACTGCTGTGAAAGGCCCCAGCAGCAGGTGGACTCTCTGGTGCCACAGCAGTTGCAGAGGTCACTGCCACAGGAAACCCAG GATGAGGAGCTGCTAAAGAGCATCCAGGCCACTGTTGTGCGGGTGGAAGGGGACTGCAAGCAGCTTGGCTATGTCATGGCGAGCCTCTGGGATGACCATCGCCAGCATCAGAAAGATATTGAG GCTCTGTTTCGGTCCCTGGAGGGTCTCGAGAAGAAAGCAGACAAGGaggacctgctgctgctg AAAGTGGACAAAGCTGCCCTAGGCAGCAAAGTCAGTTGCGCCCATTTTGATGCGAGCATGGAGCGTCTGGAGGAGAGGATGCAGGAGTTGCTGAGACAGGTGTTAAGTCAGaagcagcactggcaggagGCCCAGCAGCGGTTCAGTGATGCCCTGGACTCCAAG CTGGACCGCCTGGAGCTTGGTTCTTTCCAGAAGCAGCTAGAGGATACCTGGGCAAGGATCATTAAAGATCTCAAGGATAAGTTGTCGGTAGAGATTGATGACGCTGCTGGAATTAAGCG GCAGCTGCTGGTCCCTTACAAGTGCCTGTCCTGCGACCAGCAGCTCAATATGCAGGTGCCTGGCCC gcacaTTGACACGCTGCCGCTCTGTCCCCcgctgcctggcagccacacTGCACACCCCTCTACCATCACCACAGAGAAGCAAGCACAACAGCATGATCACAG GAAGCTGATCAATAGCAAGTTCCTCAAGTCACAGAGCTGCAAGGTTCAGGACACATCCAGTGCACCACTCAAGGCTGTCCTACACCTCTCCGAAAAG TCTGGCATGACTGAGCTGCTGGGTATGGATGACCACATGGATCAGGGCCAGGAGCACAGGCCTGAGGAGGCAAAGAGGGCACAGGATAAGCTAG GCCCCACCACCTTAGTAGAACACCAGCCAGCTTCTGACCTCAAACACTGA